Within Myceligenerans xiligouense, the genomic segment TGAACGAGAAGCGGCAGAAGCTGTCCAAGCGCCGGGATCGGGTCGCTTTGGAGGACTTCCGCGCCGAAGGCTACGTGGCCGAGGCGATGCGCAACTACCTGATGCTGCTGGGCTGGGCCCCGTCCGACGATCGGGAGATCGTGCCCTGGGACGAGATCGTGTCCGAGTTCCGGCTGGAGGACGTCAACCCGTCCCCGGCGTTCTTCGACATCAAGAAGCTGCAGGCGTTCAACGGGGACTACATCCGCGCGATGGCGGTCGATGCCTTCACCGACGCTGTGCAGCCGTGGCTGACGTCTGACGACGTGCCATGGCCGGCCGAAGCCTACGACCCGGCAGTGTTCGACGCCGTGGCGGAGCTGGTCCAGACGCGGATCGTGCTGCTGGGCGACGTCGTCGAGATGGTCGACTTCCTCTTCCTGGAACGGCCCGCGATCGATGAGGCGGCGTGGGACAAGGCGATGCGCGGCGAGCATGCGGCTGACATCCTTGCGGCCACGATCGAGCGATACGAAGCGATCGATTGGAACGCTGACACGCTGAAGACGACGCTGGAGGAGATCGGTGCCGTGCACGGGCTGAAGCTCGGCAAGACGCAGGCCCCCGTCCGCGTCGCGATCACCGGGCGGCGCGTCGGGCTGCCGCTGTTCGAGTCGATGGAGGTTCTGGGCCGCGAACGGACCCTGGAACGACTGAAGTCAGCGATGGCCCAGCTCGGTTGATGGGTCCTTGTTCGGACGTGATCCGGACGAGGAATGCCATGGGCCTCAGGTGGGCGCAGGCCCGCGGACGCTTGTTGGTCAGCGCTCTGCTTGTCGAAGGGCGCACACTCGACCCCAGTTCGCGATCCTCGAAGGAGGCGAGGGGGCACCCCGCGATCGACGGCCACTGGACCGTGATGATGACGGAGCTCCCTTCTGCCTGCCAGGAGTGGTCAACCCCGGGCCCTCAGGCGACGTAGACACCGTGCTCTCCATGCGAGGGCCTGCGATCTCGACCGCCGCGCAACAGGAGCGCGACAAGGACGCGACACGTATGCCATGTCGTCTGCTTCCCGATCTGGGTTGGATGGAATCTCGCCCCGCGTTTACGACCATCCGTCCTGGTTGGAGGCACGAATGCTCAAGATCCACCCTGCCCTCGCGGCTGACGCCACTACACGGCCGGTGCTCGTCACCGGCGCAGCAGGCCTCGTCGGTGTACCGCTGGTGCGCGCCCTGCGGCGCGGCGGGCACACTGTCGTCGCCGTCGACGACGGCAGCGCCGGGACGCTCGGACGACTCGCCGAGTTCCTACCCGACGACGGCGTCCACGTCGTAATCGCCGACGTACGTGATGGCATTTCGCTCACCAGCCTGATGCGCGAGGCCCGTCCGTGGGCCGTCGCCCACCTTGCAGCGAAGCACTTCATCCCCGAGTGCGAAGCGGCTCCGGGTGCGGCTCTGGACGTCAACGTGCTCGGCACGCAGCGGATCTTGGACGCCTGTGCGGTCGCTCCGCCCAAGCGCTTCCTGTTCGCCTCGACCGCCGACGTCTACGCGACGGACGACGCCCCACACGCGGAAACCTCCCTCGTCGCTCCCCGCGGGGTGTACGGGACCTCGAAGCTCACGGGCGAGCACCTCCTACGTGACCAGGCACATCGCCTGGGAATCTCGGGCGTGGTCGTGGCACGGCTGTTCAACGTGTACGGCCCGGGGGACCCGCACCCTCACCTGATCCCGGAGATCCTCCGCCAGGTGACCGCGGGCGAGACACGACTCTCTCTCGGCGACCTGAGCAGCGCCCGCGACTACGTCTTCGTCGACGACGTCGCCGACATGCTCTCGTCGTTCCTTGCCTCGACCGTCACCGGGATCTTCAATGTCGGCACTGGCGTCGCCACCACCGGCTACCACCTTGTCCGGCTGATCGGTGACGTCGTCGGGAGGAACCTCGTGACCGAGGTGGACCCGGCACGCGTTCGGCAGGTCGAACGCAAGACTCTGTGTGCGGCGCCGGACCGACTTGTCTCCGCAGTCGGTCATCCCGCGACATCGCTCCGGGACGGCCTCGCCGCAACGCTCGCTGCCACGACTGTCGTGCCAACGCCCGCTGGGGTGACCGGATGAACACGCCGCTCCGAATCGCGTTTCTTCTGGACTCGCCGAACGTTCACCGTGGTCAAGCCCTCGCTGGTACCCCTGCCCGCACCCTCGCCCTGGCGCGCGGTGCGGCTGATGCGGGAGCCGAGGTGGTGCTCGTTCTCGGAGACCGCGGGTCTGATGTCGGCACCGCGTCCGACTGGTCGCACGCCGTCATGACGGTGCACCCGCATGACTTCTACTCGCCCGCGGCGCTCGCGAGCGTTCTGGCACCGGCGCGTCCTGACATCGTGGTCCAGTGCGAGGCCGAGGCGCTCGTCGAGATGGGCCGGGATCTCGCGGACCGGCTCGGGGCTGTCCTCGTGTATGACGTCCACGACGACGACGCGGCCGTCGCCAGCAGCCTCGGCTCGTCCGCAGACGTCGTTGCAGCCCACGTGTCGGCACAGCGAGCGGCCTTCGCCGTCGCCGACAGGGTTGTCGTGTCCACACGTAACGAAGCGACCTTGGCGACGAACTTCGGCGTATCCCCCGACGATCTCGCGATGGTGCCCAACGGCTGCGATCCTGACGGACGGCGTGCCTGGGGCCCCGA encodes:
- the gltX gene encoding glutamate--tRNA ligase, with the protein product MTNPEIRVRFAPSPTGMFHVGNARSALFNWVFARQSGGSLVLRIEDTDAERSKPEWVQGILEAMAWLGIDESQYEGPLFQSDYAGKHQEAIDKLLADGRAYYCDCTREDVIARTGSSHKGYDGFCRDRGLEPGDRRAVRFRTPDEGTTIVVDLVRGKPEFENGLLEDFVIARGDGSPVFLLANVVDDMEMGITHVMRAEEHLPNAPKQQLIWEALGAQAPTWAHAPILVNEKRQKLSKRRDRVALEDFRAEGYVAEAMRNYLMLLGWAPSDDREIVPWDEIVSEFRLEDVNPSPAFFDIKKLQAFNGDYIRAMAVDAFTDAVQPWLTSDDVPWPAEAYDPAVFDAVAELVQTRIVLLGDVVEMVDFLFLERPAIDEAAWDKAMRGEHAADILAATIERYEAIDWNADTLKTTLEEIGAVHGLKLGKTQAPVRVAITGRRVGLPLFESMEVLGRERTLERLKSAMAQLG
- a CDS encoding NAD-dependent epimerase/dehydratase family protein, whose translation is MLKIHPALAADATTRPVLVTGAAGLVGVPLVRALRRGGHTVVAVDDGSAGTLGRLAEFLPDDGVHVVIADVRDGISLTSLMREARPWAVAHLAAKHFIPECEAAPGAALDVNVLGTQRILDACAVAPPKRFLFASTADVYATDDAPHAETSLVAPRGVYGTSKLTGEHLLRDQAHRLGISGVVVARLFNVYGPGDPHPHLIPEILRQVTAGETRLSLGDLSSARDYVFVDDVADMLSSFLASTVTGIFNVGTGVATTGYHLVRLIGDVVGRNLVTEVDPARVRQVERKTLCAAPDRLVSAVGHPATSLRDGLAATLAATTVVPTPAGVTG